GACAAGCCATTCTTGTTTTTTTCACTATGGCTTCAGCGGGTGAGTTTATCCGATAATTTTCTTGTAGATCTCGGGACCCTTTTCTGCTACTGTGTAGGTCTGGGCAGTAATCGCATCGCAGGGTGCTCCTGGCGGCACTTCACAGCCTGTTGCGATTGCATACTTGGACTGCATGCCGTTCTCCTTGAGGGTATTCAGGACACTTTCCTGCAGGGCAATGGTGTCTGCCTTCATCTTCTGAATGCCTTCAGGGCTGTTGTCAAGGAATACAACCGGGCTGACTTCACCGGCAAACATCGTCTTCTTGCCGTAAGTATTGATCAGGTACTTGTGGTCTCTGGAACCCTTGTTAACTTCATCCGGATAGAAGGTGTAGCTGTAGTACTTTGTATCCCATTTATGGATAAGGTCCCAGTGCGGGGCATCGGAGCAGTTGTGAATGACTGTCGGCTTGTTGTACTTCTTGTACAGCGGGGCGATCCTGTTCTGCATGATCTGGCCTTCGGATTTCATGTACTCGTCAGCGCTAAGGATGACGTTGTTGGTCCAGAGGGTTACCATACAGAGATTGTCAGGCTGGGCTTCTTCGAACATACCCTTCATTATTTCTTCTACATAGGTTGCGGTCTTGTCAAGAGCCTTGAGAACAACATCGGGGTTTGTCCTGAGGTCTGAGAGTACACGGGTTGCTCCCATGATCTGGGTAAGGGCAACCATTGGACCTTCTATAAGGGCGGTCATGGGTGCGCCAAGGGCATGTGCCTTTTCGGTTGCAAGCTTGTTGCCCTGGATCAGGTTATAGGCACGGGTGCCTTCCTTTATTTCTGGAACCTCAAGCTTCTCGTAGTCTTCAAGGTGGCCGGTTGCTGCAGGTGTGTCTTCTTCAGGGTACCTGACGGTTGCACCGAAGTCCGCTGCGTCAACACAAAGGTCGGTCAGGCCGACGAAGGTGTCCATATTGAAGTATTTGATACCTGCTTCGACACAGTCTGCGTACTTCTCTGCCCTGGTTGAATAGTCCTTATAGGAACAGGGGACGAACTTCCTTGATACGCCGCAGGCAAGAGTCGCAATTGGAAGCCTGTCAACCTTCTTGTCTTCAAATGATGCGGAGAACCTTTCTGCCTTGGTCATGGTTTCCTTGAATTTCGGAACTACGGAGTCAAACTCTGCCTTCACTTTCTCAGCGGTCACCAGGCCGACATCGATCTTTTCCCTGCTGCCTTTCTGTGCGAGGGATTCTTTGTACTTCATCTTGCTTGCTGCAATTGCCGAGTCGCTCCAGATATCGGCAGGAAGTTCGCTTACAAGGGAAGTAAGAGTCTCGACTGCAGTGCTTGCATCAAGGGCTGTTCCGTCTGCGCCTATGCTGTCAGCAAAGGTCTGAGAAACGGGTGCACCGCCGACCATGACAATGAGGGAGTCTCTGATTCCGTCTTCCTGGAGCTGCTCAATAACAGTTTCCATGCCGCTCATTGTTGTGGTCATAAGTGTGCTCATCGAGATTGCAGTCGCCTTCTTCTCTTTTGCAGCTTCTGCGAACTTATCAAGAGGTACATCACAGCCGAGGTCGATCATATTGAAGCCGGCAGCAGTCATCATGGTTTTGACAAGGTTTTTCCCAATGTCGTGCACGTCTCCTTCAACGGTACCGATGATAACATTCCTGGGGGCAGAGGTTTCGTCTACTTTAATGTAAGGAGTAAGGATGTCCATCCCGGCATACATCGCATCTGCTGCGAGCAGAAGGCTGGGGACGAAGGCTTCTCCTTTCTCGTACATATCACTGATAATCTTCATACCCTTTGCAAGGCCTTCAACGATTGCTTCATATGCATCGAGGCTCTCATCAAGGGCTTTCTGTGCGAATTCTTCTGCAAGTTCGTCGTCACCTTCAACGACAGCATCAGCTAAAGCGTTCAAAATATCTTCTTTTGCCATAAAAAATCTCCTTTTTTTGTTAAAGGATCCAGACAGTCAGTCTTCCGCCTGTTCTCCGGATCACTATCTACTTTTATTTAGATCTTTAACGGGTTCCACAGCCCGTCAATTCTCTAAATTCACTATTAATACTCCTGGTCCACAACATGACCATTTCTTCTGAAAAGCAGTACTCCCTCTGAAAATCAGCAGTTCTCAGCCGCGGTACAAACTGTAATTTCTCCTGAATTCAGTATGGTTATTCTTTCTTTTCAGGCCTAGATGGTCACTACTGACAGATTGATCCTATGATATATAGCTTAACCGACAATGTTTTTTGATCCAACGGCAATTTTTTTCCCCTTAGTAAAATATAGTTTTCCTCATATTTTGTATGAGTCGGATTTTTATCTGGATTCTTATTTCTGGGTACCGGGAAATTTGTTATTTCTTAACCTTTTATGCTCTTATCCATTTTTCAATCTTGAGGTTTTTACTTGTGTGAATGGAAAATCTCCTTATCTGGAAAAGCAGGGATCATTGAATATTGAAGAGGTATGTAAAAATCAGGGGTATTGAAAATTTGAGGGTAATGATCGAGAAATACAGATTTAAAAGCTCGAAGTTTCGAGCAGCCTGTTGACCCCTTTTTTGAGCCTAGGAATTTATATTCTTTGGTGTAAAAAATATTTTTATTCCTCATTAGTCTCAAAACAGTAAAATATCTCTGACATTTGTTTTATAACTTTTGATTCTTTACTTATTATGTTAATTTAAATATAATATCTGCAATTTACACTATACCTAAAAATTAATATTTAATATGACTCATGTAATATAATTTATATGATTTTTGGTCTGAATAAATTCTCCACTTTTCGATAGTCTCGTTAAAGATATATCGATCAGTGTTCTTTAATGCAGAGGTGCTGCAACAAGAGCTAAAATTTCAAAATGCTTTATTACAGGTAAATTTGATGCATCCTGGTAAAATTACTGGGTTATCCAGTATTTCTCTTTACTAAATGTGGAAGCTGTCTTTCCCGGAGGATAAGGCGGGTTTATGGGTATAACTCCGGAAAATGGTAGTCCGGCTTAACGTAATAGACGCATGGTTGGAAGCTGATAAAAATGAGTTCCCTTGTAGACTTGATTTTCTTCTCTGAAAAAAGAAAGAATCTGCTTATTCAGTTAGCTAACGGGCCGATGTATATTGATGAGATCAAGGAAACCCTTAATGTGAAGGCATGTGCGGTAATGCCGCAGATAAAAAAACTGAAAGATATGGACATCATAGTGCAGAAAGGGAATACCTATGAACTCTCGGACATCGGAGAAGTGATAGTTGAAAAAATGCTCCCCCTTACCTCTCTCCTTGATGTTTTTGACGGAAACAAGGATTACTGGTCAAAACACGACAGGTCTCCAATCCCAAGACACCTGATAAAGAAGATTGATATGCTGGGGAAATGCACTCTTGAAGAGCCTGACCTTGACCATCTCTTTGAATTTCCAAAACATTTAAGGGATAAGCTGGATAAGTCAAAAAAGGTTACATCCTTTTACTCTTATTTCTGCCCCGATTGCCCTTCAATCCAGGCAAGCTGTGCAAAGAATGGAGCTGAAGTACGTCTTATCCTTGATGAAAAAGTCTATAACAGGATGAAAAACGATTTTGAAGAGGAATATAATACCTGTGTCAAAAACAGGGTTTCTCTTTATATTTACTCCGGTAAAGTGAGGCCTTCTTCCTTCATGGTTTCGGATAATTTCATGCTGTTGAAACTTTTCGGAAAAGAGGGGGAGTTCGACCACAGAAAGATCATGAGTTTTACCCCGAGTGCTCTGGAATGGGGTAATGAGCTTGCGCAGTATTATATAGACCGCTCGGAGAA
The genomic region above belongs to Methanosarcina horonobensis HB-1 = JCM 15518 and contains:
- a CDS encoding uroporphyrinogen decarboxylase family protein; this translates as MAKEDILNALADAVVEGDDELAEEFAQKALDESLDAYEAIVEGLAKGMKIISDMYEKGEAFVPSLLLAADAMYAGMDILTPYIKVDETSAPRNVIIGTVEGDVHDIGKNLVKTMMTAAGFNMIDLGCDVPLDKFAEAAKEKKATAISMSTLMTTTMSGMETVIEQLQEDGIRDSLIVMVGGAPVSQTFADSIGADGTALDASTAVETLTSLVSELPADIWSDSAIAASKMKYKESLAQKGSREKIDVGLVTAEKVKAEFDSVVPKFKETMTKAERFSASFEDKKVDRLPIATLACGVSRKFVPCSYKDYSTRAEKYADCVEAGIKYFNMDTFVGLTDLCVDAADFGATVRYPEEDTPAATGHLEDYEKLEVPEIKEGTRAYNLIQGNKLATEKAHALGAPMTALIEGPMVALTQIMGATRVLSDLRTNPDVVLKALDKTATYVEEIMKGMFEEAQPDNLCMVTLWTNNVILSADEYMKSEGQIMQNRIAPLYKKYNKPTVIHNCSDAPHWDLIHKWDTKYYSYTFYPDEVNKGSRDHKYLINTYGKKTMFAGEVSPVVFLDNSPEGIQKMKADTIALQESVLNTLKENGMQSKYAIATGCEVPPGAPCDAITAQTYTVAEKGPEIYKKIIG
- a CDS encoding helix-turn-helix transcriptional regulator, translating into MSSLVDLIFFSEKRKNLLIQLANGPMYIDEIKETLNVKACAVMPQIKKLKDMDIIVQKGNTYELSDIGEVIVEKMLPLTSLLDVFDGNKDYWSKHDRSPIPRHLIKKIDMLGKCTLEEPDLDHLFEFPKHLRDKLDKSKKVTSFYSYFCPDCPSIQASCAKNGAEVRLILDEKVYNRMKNDFEEEYNTCVKNRVSLYIYSGKVRPSSFMVSDNFMLLKLFGKEGEFDHRKIMSFTPSALEWGNELAQYYIDRSEKIN